The proteins below are encoded in one region of Anguilla anguilla isolate fAngAng1 chromosome 3, fAngAng1.pri, whole genome shotgun sequence:
- the LOC118222357 gene encoding B- and T-lymphocyte attenuator isoform X2 yields MRPQMERTSLALSLLLLVIYVPGDAWGQETHCAPEIQVKRSTTYKAVAKESLKIMCAVKHCGQEFNFTWCRFHTDNNCKPVDKMYSITHGWEKSKEDPNWGDMFLLFGNISLDDAGQYRCSIFSVVGSAVGHFITVSFSATESLHGGNGSNSNTHMSAEKELNTQGPSWIPHFSICTIVVAVVITVMVISFLCMNGCKGLQRSRNADASNCQYKVTMDKHGISTANQTAVDRNNSHPHDNDRDRCETSIIYVTLNHQSRQEDSARTSIVLEELTEYATIRFS; encoded by the exons ATGAGGCCCCAAATGGAGAGGACCAGCCTGGCTCTGTCCCTTCTGCTGCTGGTGATATACGTCCCTGGAGATGCTTGGG GACAAGAGACACACTGTGCTCCAGAGATTCAAGTAAAGCGCAGTACAACATATAAGGCTGTGGCAAAAGAATCCCTGAAGATTATGTGTGCAGTCAAACATTGTGGCCAAGAGTTCAATTTCACCTGGTGTAGATTTCACACTGACAACAACTGCAAACCTGTGGACAAAATGTACAGCATCACACATGGGTGGGAAAAATCTAAAGAGGATCCGAACTGGGGTGACATGTTCCtgctttttggaaatataaGCTTGGATGATGCTGGACAATACAGATGTAGCATCTTCAGTGTCGTAGGCAGCGCTGTGGGTCATTTTATTACAGTCAGCTTTTCAG cCACTGAGTCTCTTCATGGTGGAAATGGAAGCAACAGCAACACAC ACATGTCAGCGGAGAAAGAACTCAACACCCAAGGCCCCAGCTGGATCCCTCACTTTTCCATCTGTACTATCGTAGTAGCTGTGGTCATCACGGTGATGGTGATTTCCTTTTTGTGCATGAATGGATGTAAAG GATTACAAAGATCAAGAAATGCGGATGCAAGCAACTGTCAG TACAAGGTCACAATGGATAAGCATGGGATAAGCACAGCAAATCAGACAGCCGTTGACAGGAACAACAGCCATCCCCATGATAACGACAGAGACAGGTGTGAGACTTCCATAATATATGTGACCCTGAACCACCAGTCAAGACAGGAGGATTCTGCTCGCACATCCATTGTGCTGGAAGAACTCACGGAGTATGCTACCATCCGGTTTtcctga
- the u2af1 gene encoding splicing factor U2AF 35 kDa subunit isoform X1, with translation MAEYLASIFGTEKDKVNCSFYFKIGACRHGDRCSRLHNKPTFSQTIALLNIYRNPQNTAQSADGLRCAVSDVEMQEHYDEFFEEVFTEMEEKYGEVEEMNVCDNLGDHLVGNVYVKFRREEDAEKAVMDLNNRWFNGQPIHAELSPVTDFREACCRQYEMGECTRGGFCNFMHLKPISRELRRELYGRRRKRHRSRSRSRERRSRSRDRGRGGGGGGGGGGGRDRERRRSRDRERSGRF, from the exons ATGGCGGAGTATCTGGCATCCATTTTCGGTACAGAGAAAGACAA GGTCAATTGTTCTTTCTACTTTAAAATTGGGGCATGTCGTCACGGAGACCGGTGTTCCAGGTTGCACAATAAGCCTACTTTCAGCCAG ACTATTGCCCTCTTGAACATTTACCGTAACCCTCAAAACACTGCCCAGTCTGCTGATGGTTTGCGCT GTGCTGTCAGCGATGTGGAGATGCAGGAGCACTACGATGAGTTCTTTGAG GAAGTCTTCacagagatggaggagaagtacggagaggtggaggagatgaATGTATGTGATAACCTGGGGGATCACCTGGTTGGAAATGTGTATGTGAAG TTTCGCCGTGAGGAAGACGCAGAAAAGGCGGTCATGGACCTGAACAACCGGTGGTTCAACGGTCAGCCCATCCATGCAGAGCTCTCTCCGGTTACTGACTTCAGGGAGGCCTGCTGTCGCCAGTACGAAATGGG GGAGTGCACTCGAGGTGGTTTCTGTAACTTTATGCATCTGAAGCCCATCTCTCGTGAGCTGCGCAGGGAGTTGTATGGTCGTCGTCGGAAAAG GCATCGTTCCCGCTCACGGTCTCGAGAACGACGTTCCCGTTCCCGGGACCGGGGCAgaggcggcggtggcggcggcggcggcggcggtggccgGGATCGTGAGAGGCGGAGGTCGAGGGACCGCGAGCGCTCTGGACGATTCTGA
- the u2af1 gene encoding splicing factor U2AF 35 kDa subunit isoform X3: MAEYLASIFGTEKDKVNCSFYFKIGACRHGDRCSRLHNKPTFSQTILIQNIYRNPQNSAQTADGSHCAVSDVEMQEHYDEFFEEVFTEMEEKYGEVEEMNVCDNLGDHLVGNVYVKFRREEDAEKAVMDLNNRWFNGQPIHAELSPVTDFREACCRQYEMGECTRGGFCNFMHLKPISRELRRELYGRRRKRHRSRSRSRERRSRSRDRGRGGGGGGGGGGGRDRERRRSRDRERSGRF; this comes from the exons ATGGCGGAGTATCTGGCATCCATTTTCGGTACAGAGAAAGACAA GGTCAATTGTTCTTTCTACTTTAAAATTGGGGCATGTCGTCACGGAGACCGGTGTTCCAGGTTGCACAATAAGCCTACTTTCAGCCAG ACCATCTTGATTCAAAACATCTACCGTAATCCCCAAAACAGTGCACAGACGGCCGACGGCTCTCACT GTGCTGTCAGCGATGTGGAGATGCAGGAGCACTACGATGAGTTCTTTGAG GAAGTCTTCacagagatggaggagaagtacggagaggtggaggagatgaATGTATGTGATAACCTGGGGGATCACCTGGTTGGAAATGTGTATGTGAAG TTTCGCCGTGAGGAAGACGCAGAAAAGGCGGTCATGGACCTGAACAACCGGTGGTTCAACGGTCAGCCCATCCATGCAGAGCTCTCTCCGGTTACTGACTTCAGGGAGGCCTGCTGTCGCCAGTACGAAATGGG GGAGTGCACTCGAGGTGGTTTCTGTAACTTTATGCATCTGAAGCCCATCTCTCGTGAGCTGCGCAGGGAGTTGTATGGTCGTCGTCGGAAAAG GCATCGTTCCCGCTCACGGTCTCGAGAACGACGTTCCCGTTCCCGGGACCGGGGCAgaggcggcggtggcggcggcggcggcggcggtggccgGGATCGTGAGAGGCGGAGGTCGAGGGACCGCGAGCGCTCTGGACGATTCTGA
- the LOC118222357 gene encoding B- and T-lymphocyte attenuator isoform X1: MRPQMERTSLALSLLLLVIYVPGDAWGQETHCAPEIQVKRSTTYKAVAKESLKIMCAVKHCGQEFNFTWCRFHTDNNCKPVDKMYSITHGWEKSKEDPNWGDMFLLFGNISLDDAGQYRCSIFSVVGSAVGHFITVSFSATESLHGGNGSNSNTRCVLLKRAVLKQDMSAEKELNTQGPSWIPHFSICTIVVAVVITVMVISFLCMNGCKGLQRSRNADASNCQYKVTMDKHGISTANQTAVDRNNSHPHDNDRDRCETSIIYVTLNHQSRQEDSARTSIVLEELTEYATIRFS; encoded by the exons ATGAGGCCCCAAATGGAGAGGACCAGCCTGGCTCTGTCCCTTCTGCTGCTGGTGATATACGTCCCTGGAGATGCTTGGG GACAAGAGACACACTGTGCTCCAGAGATTCAAGTAAAGCGCAGTACAACATATAAGGCTGTGGCAAAAGAATCCCTGAAGATTATGTGTGCAGTCAAACATTGTGGCCAAGAGTTCAATTTCACCTGGTGTAGATTTCACACTGACAACAACTGCAAACCTGTGGACAAAATGTACAGCATCACACATGGGTGGGAAAAATCTAAAGAGGATCCGAACTGGGGTGACATGTTCCtgctttttggaaatataaGCTTGGATGATGCTGGACAATACAGATGTAGCATCTTCAGTGTCGTAGGCAGCGCTGTGGGTCATTTTATTACAGTCAGCTTTTCAG cCACTGAGTCTCTTCATGGTGGAAATGGAAGCAACAGCAACACAC GCTGCGTCCTCCTCAAAAGGGCAGTACTTAAGCAAG ACATGTCAGCGGAGAAAGAACTCAACACCCAAGGCCCCAGCTGGATCCCTCACTTTTCCATCTGTACTATCGTAGTAGCTGTGGTCATCACGGTGATGGTGATTTCCTTTTTGTGCATGAATGGATGTAAAG GATTACAAAGATCAAGAAATGCGGATGCAAGCAACTGTCAG TACAAGGTCACAATGGATAAGCATGGGATAAGCACAGCAAATCAGACAGCCGTTGACAGGAACAACAGCCATCCCCATGATAACGACAGAGACAGGTGTGAGACTTCCATAATATATGTGACCCTGAACCACCAGTCAAGACAGGAGGATTCTGCTCGCACATCCATTGTGCTGGAAGAACTCACGGAGTATGCTACCATCCGGTTTtcctga
- the u2af1 gene encoding splicing factor U2AF 35 kDa subunit isoform X2, with amino-acid sequence MQEHYDEFFEEVFTEMEEKYGEVEEMNVCDNLGDHLVGNVYVKFRREEDAEKAVMDLNNRWFNGQPIHAELSPVTDFREACCRQYEMGECTRGGFCNFMHLKPISRELRRELYGRRRKRHRSRSRSRERRSRSRDRGRGGGGGGGGGGGRDRERRRSRDRERSGRF; translated from the exons ATGCAGGAGCACTACGATGAGTTCTTTGAG GAAGTCTTCacagagatggaggagaagtacggagaggtggaggagatgaATGTATGTGATAACCTGGGGGATCACCTGGTTGGAAATGTGTATGTGAAG TTTCGCCGTGAGGAAGACGCAGAAAAGGCGGTCATGGACCTGAACAACCGGTGGTTCAACGGTCAGCCCATCCATGCAGAGCTCTCTCCGGTTACTGACTTCAGGGAGGCCTGCTGTCGCCAGTACGAAATGGG GGAGTGCACTCGAGGTGGTTTCTGTAACTTTATGCATCTGAAGCCCATCTCTCGTGAGCTGCGCAGGGAGTTGTATGGTCGTCGTCGGAAAAG GCATCGTTCCCGCTCACGGTCTCGAGAACGACGTTCCCGTTCCCGGGACCGGGGCAgaggcggcggtggcggcggcggcggcggcggtggccgGGATCGTGAGAGGCGGAGGTCGAGGGACCGCGAGCGCTCTGGACGATTCTGA